Proteins from a single region of Streptococcus mitis:
- a CDS encoding PoNe immunity protein domain-containing protein produces MLRDRIKTEEYFREDRELYLGSLNRRLAKYDKIKPENKSVYFRNLVIDNDILFKICYSIGDSVQTLLPYYQGMLSNLKEVASEGVPFDLAVNIFALGVLYSERKEEFLDDLKAIYEQMDYTDGLIEYYMVYLFHDKIVPFHSILEYQNMIEDTYESVAKAQGFWYYSHSDEPWYNSHQYEHCGYYGYWSFDTAATCKIKEIYDERLKDLEYFPYDLLVQEN; encoded by the coding sequence ATGTTAAGAGATAGAATCAAAACTGAGGAATACTTTCGAGAAGATAGAGAATTGTATCTAGGTTCGCTAAATAGGAGATTAGCAAAATATGATAAAATTAAACCAGAAAATAAAAGCGTTTATTTTCGAAATCTAGTAATTGATAATGATATTTTATTCAAAATATGTTACTCTATAGGGGATTCTGTTCAAACTCTATTGCCCTATTATCAAGGGATGCTCTCCAACTTAAAAGAAGTCGCCTCAGAGGGAGTTCCATTTGATTTGGCAGTTAACATCTTTGCCCTGGGAGTTCTTTACAGTGAGCGTAAGGAAGAGTTTCTAGATGATTTGAAGGCTATTTATGAGCAAATGGACTACACAGACGGCTTGATTGAATACTACATGGTTTATCTATTCCATGATAAGATAGTACCTTTCCATTCGATTTTAGAGTATCAAAATATGATTGAAGATACTTATGAGAGTGTAGCTAAGGCACAGGGCTTCTGGTATTATAGTCATTCAGATGAACCTTGGTATAATTCTCATCAATATGAACACTGTGGTTATTATGGCTACTGGAGTTTTGACACCGCCGCAACTTGTAAGATCAAAGAAATTTATGATGAACGCTTGAAAGACCTAGAATATTTCCCATAT
- a CDS encoding pre-toxin TG domain-containing protein — MSLTYYKKILKSYEEFKKSKNYKEHKLTETEYVQAMHQTRAFEYVSIDDEKSKKEMWRDIALGVSLVVLTIFCPPAGAVAGVALASADMYSAATGKDWGTGRELDTSERTLRGTFALFDLIPAGKYLGTLAKTGKTAGLTAVKNSLQTTLKEGLEQGAKNLDSFKGVLKNAKGLGDNVYHSLSTYRKQITHQLKNSVDEKVLNLSKAAQEGLERAKQFTLEVPTVRVIQEASTGRQMMQFEKTSKSLGDTGLGKSLDNLASKAKHVENTRLDKLRARNAFYTTKEEWMKAMKEGDVFLHTDVHSKIEILKQRGIISEVDDGTIELISNMRKGNYGEMTTDEIYRQLGYERISLDMTTEIDGATHHGIDGVYHNPNGHPPYIIAEAKYGSARLSYLKNPKVKQMSHEWVIGGRLDKAVGNKHSILIREAMDDNLVGYQLVKVKKNGDIIINNLDKKANIIRP; from the coding sequence TTGTCTCTTACGTATTATAAGAAAATTCTTAAAAGCTACGAGGAGTTCAAGAAAAGCAAGAACTATAAGGAACACAAGCTGACGGAGACGGAATATGTCCAAGCTATGCATCAAACCCGAGCTTTCGAGTATGTATCGATTGATGACGAAAAGTCCAAGAAAGAGATGTGGCGCGATATCGCTCTGGGAGTTAGCCTTGTTGTCTTGACTATTTTCTGTCCCCCAGCAGGAGCCGTAGCAGGAGTAGCCTTGGCTAGTGCTGACATGTACTCGGCAGCGACCGGTAAGGACTGGGGCACTGGACGAGAGTTGGACACATCCGAGAGAACACTGAGAGGAACCTTTGCCTTGTTTGACTTGATACCAGCAGGGAAATACCTAGGAACCTTAGCCAAGACAGGAAAGACAGCAGGGCTTACTGCCGTTAAGAACAGTCTCCAAACGACTTTGAAAGAAGGCTTGGAACAAGGAGCTAAGAACCTAGACAGTTTCAAAGGTGTCTTGAAGAATGCCAAGGGATTGGGGGATAATGTTTATCACTCCCTATCTACTTACCGTAAACAAATCACCCATCAGCTAAAAAATTCAGTGGATGAAAAAGTTTTAAACCTAAGCAAGGCTGCCCAAGAAGGACTGGAGCGAGCCAAGCAGTTTACTTTGGAAGTACCTACTGTAAGAGTTATACAAGAAGCTTCAACTGGTCGTCAAATGATGCAGTTTGAAAAAACGAGCAAGAGTCTGGGAGATACAGGTCTAGGAAAGAGCTTAGATAATCTAGCTTCTAAAGCGAAACATGTAGAAAACACCCGATTGGATAAACTCAGAGCTCGTAATGCTTTCTATACAACCAAGGAAGAGTGGATGAAGGCGATGAAAGAAGGGGATGTCTTCCTACATACCGATGTCCACAGCAAGATTGAAATCCTCAAGCAAAGAGGGATCATATCAGAGGTTGATGACGGCACTATTGAACTTATCAGTAATATGCGCAAAGGAAACTACGGCGAGATGACTACGGATGAGATCTATCGTCAGCTGGGTTATGAGCGCATCAGTCTGGATATGACCACAGAAATCGATGGAGCCACCCACCATGGAATTGACGGAGTCTACCACAATCCTAATGGGCACCCACCCTATATCATCGCAGAAGCTAAGTATGGTAGTGCTCGCTTAAGTTACTTGAAGAATCCAAAAGTCAAACAGATGAGCCATGAGTGGGTAATAGGAGGGCGTCTAGATAAGGCAGTCGGTAATAAGCATAGTATATTGATTCGTGAAGCTATGGATGATAACCTAGTTGGCTATCAGTTAGTGAAGGTTAAGAAGAATGGCGATATTATAATAAATAATCTCGATAAGAAGGCGAATATTATCCGCCCATAG